In Bactrocera neohumeralis isolate Rockhampton chromosome 5, APGP_CSIRO_Bneo_wtdbg2-racon-allhic-juicebox.fasta_v2, whole genome shotgun sequence, the genomic window AAGTGGCATCTGCGcagcaaacattaaaaaaatgggcGTGACTCCACCCTATAAtgggtttaatgtacatatctcctaaaccgctTAAGCTATAATAACCAGATTCGTTCCGGACACtgtcaaattgatgaaatcggaatATAACTCcgtcccatataacggtactgttgaaaacaactaaaaaatcaatacataaatacaacagAGACATAAAATTGGAATTTATGAGACAGCTTTATTAGTGCGGATATCAAAATTGGATGAAGGGAGTGGCACTGCCCACATTTAGGTGGAATCACATACCTCGGAACCTGCTCTACCGATTTCAAGCAAATTTAGTATATAACATTCAAGCCATAATAACATTGAAGCTGTTATAACCAATTTCGTTCAGAACAAACTACTTAAGCAGCCCAACCGACGCTATAAAACTGGATGGAATTGGGTTGTAAGCCCACTCACACTCCTTATAAAGGTTCCGCTAAAAACAGCTAAAAGGTCGATAAATCAATGGACTTCATAGGAGCCGGGCTCAAAAATGGACGATGGGCACCGCCATATTTTAGGATCTGCTCTACCGATATCGACCAAATTCGGTATGTAGATAATGTTACCTCAACATGCCTATGTTACGGTgcgaaatggaagaaatcggactacaactacACCTATGCAAAACAATGAATAATGAATATATCGGGATAAAACTTGACCTTGTATAACCTATAGACCTTAAGGAACTAtaaatatttccctggctttaacaAGTATATTTCTCCCACTCACCGCCGGATAAAGTATTTGatcacgcagaaaaatattttctccactAAATTTCTTGAAGACACCAAAATCCATAATCATATCCCAAACGAGAGTATAAACAGTTTGCATGACGTTCGATATTATAAAGAACCACACAAAGGGGTTGTCAAAGAAATATTCATAAGAGTCTAAAAAGGTCAAAATTTGGTCAAAACAAGAGTGTACTTGACGCTATCTCCTTGTACTTACTGCGAGTGCCAGCCATGAGATAACCGAACAATGCCACAAGAAATGACATCGAATACTTGCCCGCATTCACGATGAATGGGAAAACTTTGCGGGTGTCATGATAGCGCCTTAAACACTGAGCGAAACGAAACCAAGCAGGAAGTACCAAAACTGCTGGGAAAAGTAGCTGATTCCGCGCCAAACACGCAGGCGGGTCAGAAGCATTGTTCAAATCGAAATTGGTGCAATAGAAACAGACCGTGTATGCATAATCCACCAGACAATAAGCGAGAGAGTTCAGCTGATCGCCCAACCAAAATTCAGCGAAACCCACATGGAAAAATGGGGCACACATAACGCGACCCTGGCGGTGGATAAAGCCTTTGAGATATGTGAAAGATGTGATTAATGCTAAATTCGATGGATACCATGACTTTTAAGAACCATTTGCGTGCAGAATAATTCATAATCGGTAAAGGATTTATAAGAAGTGCGACCATTGTGATGAGCAGCGTCAAGGGGAAGACAAAGCGTGGTGTATGCAAATATGACGAGTGTATGAATGCAATCATGGCAATCGTAATGAGTACCGCTAAGGCGACAGCCATTTCCATGACATGCGCTGCAGTCAGATACTGACGTGGATCCAATTCGAAAATGAGTACGTGATTAACACCAACTTTGCGCCAACCATATATATTAACGCTAATTAAAGCAAGGTAAATAGCTATGGAGTAGGGCGCACGAAAGAGGCGAATACAGGCTTCCAAATTTGTCGCATCCAAATCCgtcatataaactgaaagtAATTTGCTGGTGAGTAGCTCACTACGTTGGatgcacacaaacaaacactcaCGTGATATACCCAGTGCTGAGAACAATACCACTAGAGCGCCCAAATAAAGGCCAACACGGAATGAGGTCCAAGGATGGTGTACATCCTCAAGCGGTGGTACACGTAAACGCTTCATGGCACGCTGCCGATCACCATTCTCCAAATAGTTGGTTACTACATCCTCGGTGTCGTGTATTAAATTCATTATCTCACGATTGGTGAAGAAGAATGCGTTATCTACATTTGAATGAAACCACTCCTTGCCTTTGCTATTGCGCAGTAACTGAAAGTGAACGTGGCGGGAATAGTTGCGAGTTCGGTATAGTAATATCTACAAACTGGTACAGACCTTATCGTGCTTCTTTAAGATCTTTCTAAAACCTGTGTGATTCAACGATTGATAGTTCTGCAACAGCACCAGGCTGAGATACAATTCACTAAAGGCGAAGCGATAttctcttttcttcttctttgatAGCACCGTTAAGAGGTCTGGTACTGAGACACGGCCACGTTGCTCTGCGTCATTTAACGATCTCTTCA contains:
- the LOC126760147 gene encoding xenotropic and polytropic retrovirus receptor 1 homolog, encoding MRFTERLSAVLTPEWRSQYINYEQLKEMLLIAVDNAPTDQSELRAIQSYQAVFDDKFFDRCDMELQKVNTFFAEKLAEAKRKHVALISEVKRSLNDAEQRGRVSVPDLLTVLSKKKKREYRFAFSELYLSLVLLQNYQSLNHTGFRKILKKHDKLLRNSKGKEWFHSNVDNAFFFTNREIMNLIHDTEDVVTNYLENGDRQRAMKRLRVPPLEDVHHPWTSFRVGLYLGALVVLFSALGISLYMTDLDATNLEACIRLFRAPYSIAIYLALISVNIYGWRKVGVNHVLIFELDPRQYLTAAHVMEMAVALAVLITIAMIAFIHSSYLHTPRFVFPLTLLITMVALLINPLPIMNYSARKWFLKVMGRVMCAPFFHVGFAEFWLGDQLNSLAYCLVDYAYTVCFYCTNFDLNNASDPPACLARNQLLFPAVLVLPAWFRFAQCLRRYHDTRKVFPFIVNAGKYSMSFLVALFGYLMAGTRNSYEYFFDNPFVWFFIISNVMQTVYTLVWDMIMDFGVFKKFSGENIFLRDQILYPAGFYYFAIIENFFSRIFWALKLYIYQQGYMTVFHSNSIASGLEMFRRYVWNYFRLENEHLFNAGKFRAVRDIFVAPIDPDDEIQLQRIMDELDGTTNRSSAENGNAIDMKED